The Sinobacterium norvegicum genome includes a region encoding these proteins:
- a CDS encoding NAD-glutamate dehydrogenase produces the protein MVLSDKNRNFVTVLESEVNRRVGAEEREQVIQFAKQFLHNFPLVELESRNLSDSYGMIYSLWRQLQRFDKSAPKITIFNPEHEKDGWQSKRTIVAVLSRDMPFLMDSVRIEFNRRNLVIHTIHSSVLGTDRDGSHNIISMVDSEEAEKNQKEALLYLEIGKNTDAIEVANLSETIKEILAEVECVVDDWPAMMSLVETANKEIEEPIHGSNESDQKEVQLFLSWLATNNFTFLGYEKLQVNYDGVKPMVEQQSGSALGLTKLRGTMGCSELQDELSHNVQLASNLDGIITFSKSSVRSRVHRLAYPDYVSLKSFDQDGRVIAEHRFLGLYTSNVYTISPRQIPVIRRKASAILARSGLDIKSHDGRELLRVLETYPRDELFQSTTEELFKTAVEINHIQERRIVRLFMRRDGFGKFVTATVYTPRDIYNTDSRQVIQEILSAAINAEEAEFTTYFSESILARTHFVFRVDNNQQVDFDVAKLESELVKATKEWGEQLREVLTDDFGEEKGTVIAAEYANAFPPGYKDDFEPRTAVADIRKAQALAKSGTIEMSFYRVMEERDNMLRFRLVNFDEPLALSDILPIMENLGLRVVSERPYGITRRDGRKVWIHDFSLIYSLSNTIDVDSVKDKFQQAFLSIWQGNAESDSFNKLLLGTSLGWRDIALLRAYARYMKQVAFPFGENYIADTLCSHLDITKEIVRLFKISFDPNLSLNDDQRRAKEDILNRRIIAALDNVSSLSEDRVIRHYLDLIQATLRTNFFQLAADGEPKPYFSFKLNTQAVPEIPAPRPEFEIFVYSPRVEGVHLRGGKVARGGLRWSDRYEDFRTEVLGLVKAQQVKNAVIVPVGAKGGFVAKNLPINGSREDIQAEGIACYRLFIQGLLDITDNIVAGDVVPPEKTIRKDEDDIYLVVAADKGTATFSDIANEIAHSYNFWLGDAFASGGSIGYDHKKMGITARGAWVSVQRHFREMGIDVQNTEFSVVGIGDMSGDVFGNGMLLSEKIQLQAAFNHLHIFVDPTPNAAASFAERQRLFDLPRSSWSDYDDSLISEGGGIFSRQAKFVPISEQMKAAFGISQDRLTPNELLTVLLKAEVDLVWNGGIGTYAKASTETHAQVGDKANDVIRVDGRDLRCKVIGEGGNLGFTQLARVEFALQGGRANTDFIDNAGGVDCSDHEVNIKILLNSVVTNGDMTEKQRVNLLEEMTDSISDLVLKNNYRQVQALSLAERQAVQRSAEYARYINQLEAAGQLDRELEFLPDDETQMERLVQLKGLTRPELSVLISYSKSILKADLATSDIPDNPYLAQRIETAFPARLQEQFKDNMYNHSLRREIIATEVANDIVNTMGITYYHKLVNATAADACDVARAYITAKDIFRVDEVRQQIEALDHQVDAEVQMRMLDMIMAMIRRASRWFIRNRRSTIEPEVEVANFADKVKLLSVDINKYLKGNLEDVWGISTQYFIDQGVPEPLANYVAATPMLFSCLGIIEASQHTDMSLEAVAKTYFAAGEQLDLPWFTQRLLALSTENHWQALAREALLDDVEWQMRAITVGIMNQCGEQCADADAAVADWIETQRCQVDRWQSTMTELHATVNQEFAMYSVAIRELLDLAQSASHQPEA, from the coding sequence ATGGTTCTTTCGGATAAAAATCGCAATTTTGTTACTGTTTTAGAATCAGAGGTCAACCGCAGAGTCGGCGCGGAAGAACGGGAACAAGTGATTCAATTCGCCAAACAGTTTCTGCATAATTTCCCTCTCGTCGAATTAGAGAGTCGCAATCTCAGCGATAGCTACGGCATGATTTATTCGCTGTGGCGCCAGCTGCAGCGCTTTGATAAGTCCGCGCCGAAAATCACCATTTTTAACCCCGAACACGAGAAAGACGGCTGGCAGTCGAAGCGAACGATTGTGGCTGTTTTGAGCCGGGATATGCCCTTCTTAATGGACTCTGTTCGTATCGAGTTCAACCGTCGCAACCTGGTCATCCATACGATACACAGCTCAGTGCTCGGCACAGACCGCGACGGCAGCCATAATATAATCTCTATGGTCGACAGTGAAGAGGCCGAGAAGAACCAGAAAGAAGCCTTGCTCTACCTCGAAATCGGTAAGAACACCGATGCCATCGAAGTCGCCAACTTAAGCGAGACAATTAAAGAAATCCTCGCGGAAGTGGAATGTGTCGTTGATGATTGGCCGGCTATGATGAGCTTGGTCGAAACGGCGAACAAAGAAATTGAGGAGCCTATTCACGGCTCTAATGAAAGCGATCAAAAAGAGGTGCAGTTATTTTTATCTTGGTTGGCAACGAATAACTTTACCTTTTTGGGCTATGAGAAACTGCAGGTTAATTACGATGGCGTCAAGCCAATGGTTGAACAGCAGTCGGGTTCCGCCCTGGGTTTAACCAAACTGCGAGGCACCATGGGGTGTTCCGAGTTACAGGACGAGTTGAGTCACAATGTCCAGCTGGCCTCAAACCTAGATGGCATTATTACTTTTTCAAAATCCTCTGTCCGCTCCCGAGTACACCGCCTAGCTTATCCTGATTATGTTTCGCTGAAGTCTTTCGATCAGGATGGCCGAGTCATTGCTGAACACCGTTTCCTCGGCTTGTACACTTCAAATGTCTATACCATCAGCCCGCGCCAAATCCCTGTTATTCGCCGTAAGGCCTCAGCTATTCTGGCTCGCTCCGGTCTCGATATTAAGAGCCATGATGGCCGTGAATTATTGCGAGTCTTAGAGACCTATCCCCGTGATGAATTGTTTCAAAGCACCACCGAAGAATTGTTTAAGACAGCAGTAGAAATTAACCACATTCAAGAGCGACGTATTGTTCGTCTGTTTATGCGTCGAGATGGCTTTGGTAAGTTTGTCACCGCCACAGTCTATACCCCACGAGATATTTACAATACCGATTCGCGTCAGGTTATACAGGAGATACTGTCGGCAGCGATAAACGCCGAAGAGGCAGAATTTACCACCTATTTCTCCGAGTCTATTTTGGCCCGTACTCACTTCGTCTTCCGCGTCGATAATAATCAGCAAGTTGACTTTGATGTCGCCAAGCTTGAGTCCGAATTGGTTAAGGCGACCAAGGAGTGGGGAGAGCAGTTACGTGAAGTATTGACAGATGACTTCGGCGAAGAGAAGGGGACTGTTATTGCGGCTGAATACGCCAACGCCTTCCCGCCGGGTTATAAGGATGACTTCGAACCACGCACCGCCGTCGCCGATATTCGCAAGGCTCAGGCCCTGGCGAAATCAGGCACGATAGAAATGAGTTTCTATCGTGTGATGGAAGAGCGTGACAATATGCTGCGTTTCCGCCTGGTTAATTTCGATGAGCCCTTGGCGCTATCCGATATATTACCCATTATGGAAAACTTGGGACTGCGGGTGGTTTCCGAGCGCCCCTATGGCATTACGCGTCGTGATGGACGCAAGGTGTGGATCCATGATTTCAGTTTGATCTACAGCCTGTCGAATACCATCGACGTGGACTCGGTGAAGGATAAGTTCCAGCAGGCATTCTTGAGCATCTGGCAGGGTAATGCCGAGAGTGATTCGTTCAACAAATTGCTACTCGGCACCTCGCTGGGATGGCGCGATATTGCCCTGTTGCGGGCCTATGCACGTTACATGAAGCAGGTTGCCTTCCCCTTCGGTGAAAACTATATCGCCGACACCCTGTGTAGCCACCTTGACATTACTAAGGAAATCGTTCGCCTTTTTAAGATCTCCTTCGATCCGAACCTGAGTCTGAATGATGATCAGCGCCGAGCCAAGGAGGATATTCTCAACCGCCGTATTATTGCCGCTCTCGATAACGTGAGCAGCCTGAGTGAAGACCGGGTTATTCGTCACTACTTGGATTTGATTCAGGCGACGCTACGCACCAACTTCTTCCAGTTGGCCGCCGACGGTGAGCCGAAACCGTATTTCTCTTTCAAATTAAATACGCAGGCGGTGCCTGAGATTCCGGCACCACGACCAGAGTTTGAGATATTTGTGTACTCTCCCCGAGTCGAGGGTGTCCACCTGCGTGGTGGTAAAGTTGCCCGTGGCGGCTTGCGCTGGTCCGATCGCTATGAGGACTTCCGCACTGAGGTGCTGGGTCTGGTGAAGGCACAGCAGGTGAAGAATGCTGTCATTGTGCCAGTGGGAGCCAAGGGCGGCTTTGTCGCTAAGAATCTCCCCATTAACGGTAGTCGCGAAGATATTCAAGCAGAGGGTATTGCCTGCTATCGTTTGTTTATTCAAGGCCTGCTCGACATTACCGATAATATTGTCGCGGGTGATGTGGTGCCGCCAGAAAAGACCATTCGTAAGGATGAAGACGATATATATCTGGTTGTTGCCGCCGATAAGGGCACGGCGACATTCTCTGATATCGCTAACGAAATTGCCCACAGTTATAATTTTTGGCTGGGTGATGCCTTTGCCTCGGGTGGCAGCATCGGCTATGACCACAAGAAAATGGGTATTACTGCCCGCGGTGCCTGGGTATCGGTTCAGCGCCACTTCCGAGAGATGGGCATCGATGTTCAAAACACTGAGTTCAGCGTTGTTGGTATTGGCGACATGTCCGGCGATGTCTTTGGTAATGGCATGCTGTTGTCGGAGAAAATTCAGTTGCAAGCGGCCTTTAACCACCTTCATATTTTTGTCGATCCAACGCCTAATGCGGCGGCTAGTTTTGCCGAGCGTCAGCGTTTATTCGATCTGCCACGTTCGAGCTGGAGCGATTATGATGACTCGTTGATCTCTGAAGGTGGCGGTATCTTCTCGCGTCAGGCTAAGTTTGTGCCAATCAGCGAACAGATGAAAGCAGCCTTTGGTATCAGCCAGGATCGACTGACACCTAACGAGTTGTTAACCGTGTTGCTCAAAGCCGAGGTCGACCTGGTATGGAATGGCGGTATTGGCACCTACGCTAAGGCGAGCACAGAGACCCATGCGCAGGTGGGTGATAAGGCTAACGATGTGATCCGGGTTGACGGCAGAGACCTGCGCTGCAAGGTGATAGGAGAGGGCGGCAACCTTGGTTTTACCCAGCTAGCCCGCGTTGAATTCGCCCTGCAGGGGGGGCGTGCCAATACCGACTTTATCGATAATGCCGGTGGCGTCGATTGTTCAGACCATGAGGTTAATATTAAGATCCTACTCAATTCGGTCGTGACCAACGGCGATATGACGGAGAAGCAGCGCGTTAATCTGTTAGAGGAGATGACCGACTCAATCAGTGACTTGGTGCTGAAAAATAACTATCGTCAGGTGCAGGCATTGAGTCTGGCCGAGCGTCAAGCGGTGCAGCGTTCAGCCGAGTACGCCCGCTACATCAATCAACTGGAGGCCGCCGGTCAACTCGATCGTGAGCTTGAATTCCTGCCCGATGACGAGACTCAAATGGAGCGTTTGGTGCAGCTTAAAGGCTTGACCAGACCAGAACTCTCGGTATTGATTTCATACAGTAAGTCGATACTTAAGGCTGATTTAGCAACCTCTGACATACCGGATAACCCGTATTTGGCGCAGCGTATTGAAACTGCCTTTCCCGCCCGGTTGCAGGAGCAGTTTAAGGACAATATGTATAATCACAGCCTGCGTCGCGAAATCATCGCCACCGAGGTTGCCAACGATATTGTTAATACCATGGGCATTACCTATTACCATAAGTTGGTGAATGCGACGGCGGCCGATGCCTGTGATGTGGCCCGTGCCTATATCACCGCCAAGGATATCTTCCGTGTTGACGAGGTGCGTCAGCAAATCGAAGCCTTGGATCACCAGGTTGATGCTGAAGTACAGATGCGCATGTTGGATATGATTATGGCGATGATTCGCCGCGCCAGCCGCTGGTTTATCCGTAATCGTCGCAGCACTATCGAACCCGAGGTCGAGGTGGCCAACTTTGCTGACAAGGTCAAGTTGCTGTCTGTCGATATCAATAAATACCTCAAGGGCAACCTCGAGGATGTCTGGGGGATTTCGACCCAATACTTTATCGATCAGGGGGTACCGGAGCCATTGGCAAACTATGTGGCTGCGACTCCCATGTTGTTCTCTTGCCTCGGCATAATAGAGGCTTCGCAGCATACTGATATGTCGTTGGAAGCTGTCGCCAAGACTTATTTCGCCGCCGGCGAGCAGTTGGATCTCCCCTGGTTTACTCAGCGTTTATTGGCGTTGAGCACAGAGAATCATTGGCAGGCCTTGGCCAGGGAAGCGTTGCTGGATGATGTTGAGTGGCAGATGCGGGCGATAACTGTCGGCATTATGAACCAGTGCGGTGAACAATGTGCCGATGCGGATGCCGCGGTGGCAGATTGGATTGAAACACAGCGCTGTCAAGTGGATCGCTGGCAGTCGACAATGACGGAGTTGCACGCGACGGTCAATCAAGAATTTGCCATGTACTCGGTCGCCATTCGTGAGTTGTTAGACTTGGCGCAATCTGCCAGTCATCAGCCCGAGGCCTGA
- a CDS encoding quinone-dependent dihydroorotate dehydrogenase, with product MYSLFRSILFQMQPETSHNVSMKLMTLANKVGALRLVATPIKPQPLTVMGVEFPNPVGLAAGLDKNGDYIEAMGALGFGFVELGTVTPLAQPGNPQPRLFRLPEHQAIINRMGFNNKGVDHLVEQVKNTAFKGVIGINIGKNKDTPNDNALDDYLICMRKVYQHADYIVVNLSSPNTPGLRDLQFGEPLEQLLAGLKTEQKSLAEQHGKYVPVAVKIAPDMSEDDIVQVAGAIKASGIDGIVATNTTIDKTAVASSPLHTEAGGLSGAPVTDKSTAVIAKVREVVGDEMPIIGVGGILNSQHAVDKIHAGANLVQVYSGFIYKGPDLIRDSVAAIRVLGS from the coding sequence ATGTATTCTTTGTTCCGCAGTATTCTTTTCCAGATGCAGCCTGAAACATCGCATAATGTATCGATGAAACTAATGACGTTGGCGAATAAAGTGGGTGCTCTTCGCCTAGTAGCAACGCCAATCAAGCCGCAACCATTGACCGTGATGGGGGTGGAGTTTCCTAATCCGGTAGGTCTAGCGGCAGGCCTGGATAAGAACGGTGACTATATCGAGGCCATGGGCGCGCTGGGTTTTGGCTTTGTCGAACTCGGTACCGTCACGCCGCTGGCACAGCCGGGCAACCCGCAGCCGCGCTTATTCCGCCTGCCAGAGCATCAGGCCATTATTAACCGCATGGGTTTTAATAATAAGGGTGTCGATCACCTTGTTGAACAGGTGAAAAACACGGCGTTCAAGGGTGTTATCGGTATTAATATCGGTAAGAACAAAGACACACCGAATGACAATGCTCTCGATGATTACCTGATTTGTATGCGTAAGGTGTATCAGCATGCAGATTATATCGTGGTCAATCTATCGTCGCCGAACACCCCGGGCTTACGAGACTTACAGTTTGGTGAGCCGCTGGAACAGCTGTTGGCGGGCTTGAAAACCGAGCAAAAATCACTGGCGGAACAGCACGGAAAATATGTTCCTGTGGCGGTTAAAATCGCCCCGGACATGAGTGAAGACGATATTGTTCAAGTGGCTGGGGCGATCAAGGCCTCGGGTATTGACGGCATTGTGGCGACTAACACCACTATTGATAAAACGGCGGTCGCCAGTAGTCCGCTGCATACTGAAGCCGGTGGCTTGAGCGGTGCACCGGTGACGGATAAGTCGACGGCGGTGATTGCCAAGGTGCGTGAGGTCGTCGGTGATGAGATGCCAATTATCGGTGTCGGCGGCATCTTAAATAGTCAGCACGCGGTGGATAAGATTCACGCCGGAGCCAACCTTGTGCAGGTTTACAGCGGCTTTATCTATAAAGGCCCCGATTTGATCCGTGACAGCGTTGCGGCTATCCGCGTTCTGGGGTCTTAA
- the rmf gene encoding ribosome modulation factor, producing the protein MRRQKRDMNDRAQHRGYLAGVAGKPKDGCPHEDINLRQNWLNGWREGRCDNWDGMTGVSGIQSATRH; encoded by the coding sequence ATGAGAAGACAAAAACGCGACATGAACGACCGCGCTCAACACCGAGGATACTTAGCCGGCGTGGCCGGAAAACCCAAGGATGGCTGCCCCCACGAGGATATTAACCTACGCCAAAATTGGCTCAATGGATGGCGAGAAGGCCGTTGTGATAACTGGGACGGCATGACCGGCGTCTCTGGCATCCAATCGGCAACACGACATTAA